In Macellibacteroides fermentans, one genomic interval encodes:
- a CDS encoding sigma-54-dependent transcriptional regulator, which yields MVRILIVEDDLTFSLMLSTWLGKKGFDVTSAANVKDAKQHLSDKDFELIISDLRLPDSDGIDLLQWVKVQNPLLPVIMMTSYADIQTAVKAMKLGASDYISKPVQPDLLLAKIHENLTSPVEAEEKQPEETGSYIEGKSQLARQMYEHVRLVAPTNMSVLINGSSGTGKEHIARRIHDLSKRSDAPFVAVDCGAIPTDLAASEFFGHIKGSFTGAIDNKIGAFEAAHGGTLFLDEIGNLSYEVQVQLLRALQERKIKPIGSNQEITIDVRLLSATNENLRSAIDKGDFREDLYHRINEFSIRIPDLRERKEDLMLFANNFLDVANAELSKSILGFDNETINLFQSYGWPGNLRQMKNVIRYATLLAKGKYITLNELPEEFKQNGHNQNLTHEPLRNEDHEKELILSALSQTSNNKSKAAQILGIDRKTLYNKIKYYNIEL from the coding sequence ATGGTGCGGATTCTAATTGTTGAAGATGATCTGACTTTTTCTTTAATGCTCTCTACATGGTTGGGTAAAAAAGGATTTGATGTCACTTCGGCAGCGAATGTGAAAGATGCGAAACAACATCTTTCCGACAAAGATTTTGAACTTATTATCTCCGATTTACGATTGCCGGATAGTGATGGGATCGATTTATTGCAATGGGTGAAAGTCCAGAATCCTCTGTTGCCCGTAATCATGATGACAAGTTATGCCGATATTCAAACGGCAGTCAAGGCAATGAAGTTGGGGGCTTCCGATTATATATCCAAACCGGTTCAGCCGGATTTATTGCTCGCAAAAATACATGAAAATTTAACCAGCCCTGTTGAAGCTGAAGAAAAACAGCCCGAAGAGACCGGTTCGTACATTGAAGGAAAAAGTCAGCTGGCCCGGCAGATGTATGAACATGTACGTTTGGTTGCCCCAACGAATATGTCTGTGCTGATTAATGGTTCCAGTGGTACGGGTAAAGAACATATAGCTCGCCGGATTCACGACTTGAGTAAGCGCAGCGATGCTCCTTTTGTTGCCGTGGATTGCGGGGCGATTCCCACAGATCTGGCAGCTTCGGAGTTTTTTGGGCACATAAAAGGATCCTTTACCGGAGCAATTGATAATAAGATAGGGGCATTTGAAGCGGCGCATGGAGGGACACTCTTTCTGGACGAGATAGGAAACCTTAGCTACGAAGTACAGGTGCAATTGTTGCGTGCTTTGCAGGAACGCAAAATTAAACCGATTGGGAGTAACCAGGAGATAACAATCGATGTACGACTGCTGTCTGCTACCAATGAAAATCTAAGGTCGGCGATAGATAAAGGCGACTTTAGAGAAGATTTGTATCATCGTATAAACGAATTCTCCATCCGGATTCCGGATCTTCGTGAAAGAAAAGAAGATCTTATGTTGTTTGCCAACAATTTTTTGGATGTTGCAAATGCAGAGTTAAGTAAATCCATTCTTGGATTCGACAATGAAACGATCAATTTGTTCCAAAGTTATGGTTGGCCGGGAAATCTGCGCCAGATGAAAAATGTAATCAGGTATGCTACACTGCTTGCAAAAGGAAAGTATATAACATTAAATGAATTGCCGGAAGAATTTAAACAAAACGGCCATAATCAGAATTTAACGCACGAACCCTTGCGCAACGAAGATCATGAAAAAGAGTTGATACTTTCAGCCCTGTCACAAACCTCAAATAATAAGTCCAAAGCAGCTCAAATACTAGGTATTGATAGAAAAACACTTTATAATAAAATAAAATACTATAATATTGAACTTTAA